The following coding sequences are from one Streptomyces venezuelae window:
- a CDS encoding ABC transporter substrate-binding protein: protein MSLLAGCGMLSSEGSDDEEQITVGTMSAPSTLDPAKAWDSSWELYRNVFQTLLSFPSGATEPEPDAAESCKFSDASSTVYTCELREGLKFSDGDPLDAAAVKYSFDRIRTINAKGGPTGLLGSLDKVETKGDLTVVFHLKKADATFPFVLATPAMSIVDPKEYPADKLREGDELTGSGPYTLDAYTPNDKAELVRNDHYEGAADVKNDAVTIRYFKKSSAMVDALKDKQIDVTFRGLASEDIVAMQGRGRHEQDIELVEGSGTEIRYLVFNTKDPWARKLPVRRAVAQVVDRGAIAHKIYKDTVEPLYSMVPRGLTGHATGFFDKYGNPSAAKAKKILTDAGIHQPVPLTLWYTTDRYGSATEPEFAELKRQLEGSGLFKITLKSRPWTEFQEGYSNGEYPVFGRGWFPDFPDADNFIAPFVGPKNVLNTPYPSKEITDEVLPRERKETDRGAVVDQFERAQEILVDDVRLLPLWQGKQYIMSSEEIAGGERALDPSAIMMMWELQRKTSW from the coding sequence ATGTCGCTGCTCGCCGGCTGCGGGATGCTGTCGTCCGAAGGGTCGGACGACGAGGAGCAGATCACCGTCGGCACGATGAGCGCGCCCAGCACCCTGGACCCGGCGAAGGCCTGGGACAGCTCGTGGGAGCTCTACAGAAACGTTTTCCAGACGCTGCTCAGTTTTCCCTCGGGGGCCACCGAGCCGGAGCCGGACGCCGCCGAGTCCTGCAAGTTCAGCGACGCGTCCAGCACGGTCTACACCTGTGAGCTGCGTGAGGGCCTGAAGTTCTCCGACGGCGACCCACTGGACGCCGCCGCCGTGAAGTACTCCTTCGACCGCATACGCACCATCAACGCCAAGGGCGGCCCCACCGGTCTGCTCGGCTCGCTCGACAAGGTCGAGACCAAGGGAGACCTGACGGTCGTCTTCCACCTCAAGAAGGCCGACGCGACCTTCCCCTTCGTCCTCGCGACCCCCGCCATGTCGATCGTCGACCCCAAGGAGTACCCGGCGGACAAGCTCCGCGAGGGCGACGAACTGACCGGCTCGGGCCCGTACACCCTGGACGCGTACACGCCCAACGACAAGGCCGAACTGGTCAGGAACGACCACTACGAAGGCGCGGCCGACGTCAAGAACGACGCCGTGACCATCCGCTACTTCAAGAAGTCCTCGGCGATGGTCGACGCACTCAAGGACAAGCAGATCGACGTGACCTTCCGGGGTCTGGCCTCCGAGGACATCGTCGCCATGCAGGGCCGGGGAAGGCACGAGCAGGACATCGAGCTCGTCGAGGGCTCGGGCACCGAGATCCGCTACCTGGTGTTCAACACCAAGGACCCGTGGGCGCGGAAACTGCCGGTCAGGCGGGCCGTCGCACAGGTCGTCGACCGCGGCGCCATCGCCCACAAGATCTACAAGGACACCGTGGAGCCGCTGTACTCGATGGTCCCCAGGGGTCTCACGGGTCACGCCACCGGGTTCTTCGACAAGTACGGCAACCCCAGCGCCGCCAAGGCCAAGAAGATCCTCACCGACGCCGGCATCCACCAGCCGGTGCCGCTCACCCTCTGGTACACCACGGACCGCTACGGCTCGGCGACCGAGCCGGAGTTCGCCGAGCTCAAGCGGCAGCTGGAGGGCTCGGGACTGTTCAAGATCACCCTCAAGAGCCGCCCCTGGACCGAGTTCCAGGAGGGCTACAGCAACGGCGAGTACCCCGTCTTCGGCCGCGGCTGGTTCCCCGACTTCCCGGACGCGGACAACTTCATCGCGCCGTTCGTCGGCCCCAAGAACGTGCTGAACACGCCCTACCCGTCCAAGGAGATCACGGACGAGGTGCTGCCGCGCGAGCGCAAGGAGACCGACCGGGGCGCCGTGGTCGACCAGTTCGAGCGGGCCCAGGAGATCCTCGTCGACGACGTCAGGCTGCTGCCGCTGTGGCAGGGCAAGCAGTACATCATGTCCAGCGAGGAGATC
- a CDS encoding SDR family oxidoreductase → MAVQDSGKAALVTGASRGIGYGVAEALVARGDRVCITGRNEDALKEAVEKLGADRVIGVAGKAHDEAHQAVAVERAMEAFGRVDFLVNNAGTNPVFGPMADLDLNVARKVFETNVISALGFAQQTWKAWQSENGGAIVNIASIAGVSASPFIGAYGMSKAAMVNLTLQLAHEFAPKVRVNSIAPAVVKTKFAQALYEGREAEAAASYPLGRLGVPEDIGGAAAFLTSAQSDWITGQTLVVDGGIFLNAGVG, encoded by the coding sequence ATGGCAGTGCAGGACAGCGGAAAGGCCGCGCTCGTCACGGGAGCGAGCCGCGGCATCGGATACGGCGTCGCCGAGGCGCTGGTCGCCCGCGGCGACCGGGTCTGCATCACGGGACGCAACGAGGACGCACTGAAGGAGGCCGTCGAGAAGCTCGGCGCCGACCGTGTCATCGGTGTCGCGGGCAAGGCGCACGACGAGGCCCACCAGGCGGTCGCCGTCGAGCGCGCCATGGAGGCCTTCGGCCGCGTCGACTTCCTGGTCAACAACGCCGGTACGAACCCGGTCTTCGGCCCGATGGCCGATCTTGACCTCAACGTGGCCCGCAAGGTGTTCGAGACCAACGTCATCTCGGCGCTCGGCTTCGCCCAGCAGACCTGGAAGGCCTGGCAGAGCGAGAACGGCGGGGCGATCGTGAACATCGCGTCCATCGCCGGCGTCTCCGCTTCGCCGTTCATCGGCGCGTACGGCATGAGCAAGGCCGCCATGGTCAACCTCACCCTGCAGCTCGCGCACGAGTTCGCCCCGAAGGTGCGCGTGAACTCGATCGCGCCGGCGGTCGTCAAGACGAAGTTCGCCCAGGCGCTGTACGAGGGCCGCGAAGCCGAGGCGGCGGCCTCCTACCCGCTGGGCAGGCTCGGCGTGCCGGAGGACATCGGGGGCGCGGCCGCGTTCCTCACGTCCGCCCAGTCCGACTGGATCACGGGCCAGACACTCGTGGTCGATGGCGGCATCTTCCTCAATGCGGGCGTCGGCTGA
- the fabG gene encoding 3-oxoacyl-ACP reductase FabG: protein MSTTEQRVAVVTGAARGIGAATAVRLAAEGRAVAVIDLDEAACKDTVAQITAAGGTAIAVGCDVSDEAQVEAAVARIAEELGAPTILVNNAGVLRDNLLFKMSASDWDTVMNVHLRGAFLMSKACQKHMVDAKFGRIVNLSSSSALGNRGQVNYAAAKAGLQGFTKTLAKELGKFGVTANSVAPGFIVTEMTKATAERVGMGFEDFQAAAATQIPVQRVGRPEDIANAIAFFTGDAAGFVSGQVMYVAGGPLN, encoded by the coding sequence ATGTCCACCACAGAGCAGCGTGTCGCTGTCGTGACCGGCGCGGCACGAGGCATCGGCGCGGCGACCGCCGTACGGCTCGCCGCCGAGGGCCGCGCCGTGGCCGTCATCGACCTCGACGAGGCCGCCTGCAAGGACACCGTCGCGCAGATCACCGCGGCCGGTGGCACGGCGATCGCGGTCGGCTGCGACGTGTCCGACGAGGCCCAGGTCGAAGCCGCCGTCGCCCGTATCGCCGAAGAGCTCGGCGCGCCGACGATCCTCGTCAACAACGCCGGTGTGCTCCGCGACAACCTCCTCTTCAAGATGAGCGCGAGCGACTGGGACACCGTCATGAACGTGCACCTGCGCGGCGCCTTCCTGATGTCGAAGGCCTGCCAGAAGCACATGGTGGACGCCAAGTTCGGCCGTATCGTCAACCTCTCCTCGTCCTCCGCGCTCGGCAACCGCGGCCAGGTCAACTACGCCGCCGCCAAGGCCGGCCTGCAGGGTTTCACCAAGACCCTCGCCAAGGAGCTCGGCAAGTTCGGTGTCACCGCCAACTCCGTCGCCCCGGGCTTCATCGTCACCGAGATGACCAAGGCCACCGCCGAGCGCGTCGGCATGGGCTTCGAGGACTTCCAGGCCGCTGCCGCCACCCAGATCCCGGTCCAGCGCGTCGGCCGCCCCGAGGACATCGCCAACGCCATCGCCTTCTTCACGGGCGACGCGGCCGGGTTTGTCTCCGGACAGGTCATGTACGTGGCCGGCGGCCCGCTCAACTGA
- a CDS encoding DUF3037 domain-containing protein yields MTEQTTPVRDVFEYALVRVVPRVERGEHFNAGVVLYCRAKSYVAARTHLDETKLRALDPAADAAGIRAALGAVERICRGGEAAGQAERDDAGRRFRWLIAPRSTVLQPGPVHTGLTVDPEAEVNRLFALLVR; encoded by the coding sequence GTGACCGAGCAGACCACGCCCGTACGGGACGTCTTCGAGTACGCGCTGGTGCGCGTCGTGCCGCGCGTGGAACGCGGTGAGCACTTCAACGCGGGCGTCGTGCTGTACTGCCGCGCCAAGTCCTACGTGGCCGCCCGCACGCACCTGGACGAGACGAAGCTCCGCGCCCTGGACCCGGCGGCCGACGCGGCGGGCATCCGGGCCGCGCTGGGCGCCGTCGAGCGGATCTGCCGGGGCGGCGAGGCCGCGGGCCAGGCCGAGCGCGACGACGCGGGGCGGCGCTTCCGCTGGCTGATCGCGCCCCGCTCCACGGTGCTCCAGCCCGGCCCGGTGCACACCGGTCTGACGGTGGATCCCGAGGCCGAGGTGAACCGGCTCTTCGCTCTGCTGGTGCGGTAA
- a CDS encoding HipA family kinase translates to MLSHVTAVRYVTPLREGGSLPGLVETDDHGTYGTYVLKFTGAGQGRKTLVAEVICGELARGLGLRMPRLTGIVLDPVLGLGEPDERVQALLKASGGLNLGMEFLSGALGFDPLAHVVDPAEAGRVVWFDALINNVDRSWRNPNLLVWHRDLWLIDHGASMIWHHNWRTAETAAAKPYDASDHVLAPYGPDIATAAAELAPLVTEELLTGVAAEVPDEWLADEPGFDHPDDVRRAYVAALLPRAKTIHERITLPGAGPKGANR, encoded by the coding sequence ATGCTCAGCCACGTCACCGCGGTCCGTTACGTCACACCCTTGAGGGAAGGCGGATCACTGCCCGGGCTCGTCGAGACCGACGACCACGGGACGTACGGAACGTACGTCCTCAAGTTCACCGGCGCGGGACAGGGCCGCAAGACACTCGTCGCCGAGGTGATCTGCGGAGAGCTGGCCCGCGGGCTCGGCCTGCGGATGCCGCGGCTCACGGGCATCGTGCTGGACCCGGTCCTCGGCCTCGGTGAGCCCGACGAACGCGTGCAGGCGCTGCTCAAGGCCAGCGGCGGCCTCAACCTCGGCATGGAGTTCCTGTCGGGCGCCCTCGGCTTCGACCCGCTCGCCCACGTGGTGGACCCGGCCGAGGCCGGCCGCGTCGTCTGGTTCGACGCGCTGATCAACAACGTGGACCGCTCCTGGCGCAATCCGAACCTCCTCGTATGGCACCGCGACCTGTGGCTGATCGACCACGGGGCGAGCATGATCTGGCACCACAACTGGCGCACCGCCGAGACCGCGGCCGCCAAGCCCTACGACGCGTCGGACCACGTCCTCGCCCCCTACGGGCCCGACATCGCGACGGCTGCCGCCGAGCTCGCCCCCCTCGTCACCGAGGAGCTGCTCACCGGGGTCGCCGCCGAGGTGCCCGACGAGTGGCTCGCGGACGAGCCGGGCTTCGACCACCCCGACGACGTGCGCCGGGCCTACGTGGCGGCCCTCCTGCCGCGCGCCAAGACCATCCACGAGCGGATCACCCTGCCGGGTGCCGGACCGAAGGGCGCCAACCGGTGA
- a CDS encoding Rieske (2Fe-2S) protein, producing the protein MTTYEETLPGPGRRTVVATIGAAGLAAALTACGGGGSGGDSTAEGDGGGVLAKTADIPVGGGKVFKDAEVVVTQPTKGEFKAFSSLCTHKGCPVTSVENGTVNCPCHGSKFDIADGSVRGGPAPKPLPAVAIAVTGGSIKQA; encoded by the coding sequence ATGACGACATACGAAGAGACGCTCCCCGGACCCGGCCGCCGCACGGTCGTGGCCACGATCGGCGCCGCGGGCCTGGCCGCCGCCCTCACCGCGTGCGGGGGCGGCGGGAGCGGCGGCGACAGCACCGCCGAGGGTGACGGAGGCGGCGTCCTCGCCAAGACCGCCGACATCCCCGTGGGCGGCGGCAAGGTCTTCAAGGACGCGGAGGTGGTGGTCACCCAGCCCACGAAGGGCGAGTTCAAGGCGTTCTCCAGCCTCTGCACCCACAAGGGGTGCCCGGTGACGAGCGTGGAGAACGGCACCGTCAACTGTCCGTGCCACGGCAGCAAGTTCGACATCGCCGACGGCAGCGTGCGGGGCGGGCCCGCGCCGAAGCCGTTGCCGGCCGTCGCGATCGCCGTGACCGGCGGCTCGATCAAGCAGGCCTGA
- a CDS encoding cysteine hydrolase has product MPSYDKLREILDPATTALLTVECQQGVVGTESALPELAAAARSSGALANVARLVAAAHRCGVQVLHAVAERRPDGRGASHNARLFRAAERLPVQQLSGTAAVRIAPPIEVADEDFVVRRLHGLSPVAGTDVDPLLRNIGCRTLLVTGVSANVAIPNAVFDAVNLGYTAVVPADAIAGVPADYTSAMIRNTLALVATITATQDVLAAWKLPGRPVRPA; this is encoded by the coding sequence ATGCCGTCGTACGACAAGCTCCGGGAGATCCTCGACCCCGCCACCACCGCCCTGCTGACCGTCGAATGCCAGCAGGGCGTAGTCGGCACCGAGAGCGCCCTGCCCGAACTCGCCGCCGCAGCGCGGTCCTCCGGGGCCCTCGCCAATGTCGCACGGCTCGTCGCCGCGGCGCACCGATGTGGCGTCCAGGTGCTGCACGCGGTCGCCGAGCGGCGGCCCGACGGGCGCGGGGCCAGCCACAACGCCCGGCTGTTCCGGGCCGCCGAGCGCCTGCCCGTGCAGCAGCTCTCGGGCACGGCGGCCGTACGGATCGCGCCGCCGATAGAGGTGGCCGACGAGGACTTCGTCGTACGCCGCCTGCACGGCCTGTCACCCGTCGCGGGCACCGACGTGGACCCGCTCCTCCGCAACATCGGCTGCCGCACCCTGCTGGTCACCGGAGTCTCGGCCAACGTCGCGATACCGAACGCGGTGTTCGACGCGGTGAACCTCGGCTACACCGCCGTCGTGCCCGCCGACGCCATCGCGGGCGTCCCCGCCGACTACACGTCGGCCATGATCCGCAACACCCTCGCGCTCGTCGCCACCATCACCGCCACCCAGGACGTGCTGGCCGCCTGGAAGCTGCCGGGCCGACCGGTCAGGCCTGCTTGA
- a CDS encoding pyridoxamine 5'-phosphate oxidase family protein, translating into MAVTQRRGRRIMMTPEELDAFLAEERTCRVATVSSDGAPHAGTLWFAWDGTSLWLYSTTRSKRWAHLRKDPRIAVVVDTGEEYGELRGVELSGTVEFVGEVPRTGDPCPELVAPERLFARKVFGLDEMPHDGRHAWLRLTPDAVASWDFRKLAGLGRPS; encoded by the coding sequence ATGGCCGTCACACAGCGCCGGGGGCGCCGGATCATGATGACGCCCGAGGAGCTCGACGCGTTCCTCGCCGAGGAGCGCACCTGCCGGGTGGCGACCGTGTCGTCCGACGGAGCGCCGCACGCGGGCACGCTCTGGTTCGCCTGGGACGGCACGTCGCTCTGGCTGTACTCGACCACCCGCAGCAAGCGCTGGGCACATCTGCGCAAGGACCCGCGGATCGCCGTGGTCGTCGACACCGGCGAGGAGTACGGCGAACTGCGCGGCGTGGAGCTGTCCGGCACGGTGGAGTTCGTGGGCGAGGTCCCGCGCACGGGCGACCCCTGCCCGGAGCTCGTCGCCCCGGAGCGACTGTTCGCACGCAAGGTCTTCGGTCTCGACGAGATGCCGCACGACGGCCGTCATGCCTGGCTGCGCCTGACTCCGGACGCCGTCGCGTCCTGGGACTTCCGGAAGCTCGCAGGCCTCGGCCGACCGTCGTAG
- a CDS encoding LysR family transcriptional regulator, which translates to MLNLERLRTLDALARHGSVSGAAAGLHVTTSAVSQQMTKLEREVGQQLLAKNGRGVRLTDAGRLLAQHAARILSQVELAQADLEEQRGKAVGELRIAAFPTAMRGLMPATLSALRVDHPGLRVGCQEMEPTPAVAAVVRGDLDMAVVLDWYNKPLPIPEGLVKAPLLDDPADVALPAAHPLADRAEVDLEEFADDEWITWAEGEFCHEWLMFTLRGKGIEPRVAHRAEEHHTQLALVAAGLGVCVAPQLGRDPMPAGVRTVPVRHRVRRHVYVVWRADADRRPSIRAAAEALRGAGAGLR; encoded by the coding sequence ATGTTGAACCTGGAGCGTCTGCGTACGCTCGACGCCCTCGCCCGGCACGGATCCGTCAGCGGCGCCGCCGCCGGGCTGCATGTGACGACCTCCGCGGTCTCGCAGCAGATGACGAAGCTGGAACGCGAAGTGGGCCAGCAACTCCTCGCCAAGAACGGCAGAGGCGTGCGCCTGACCGACGCGGGGCGGCTGCTCGCCCAGCACGCGGCGCGGATCCTCTCGCAGGTCGAGCTGGCCCAGGCGGACCTGGAGGAACAGCGCGGCAAGGCGGTGGGCGAGCTGCGGATCGCCGCGTTCCCCACGGCCATGCGCGGTCTGATGCCCGCCACGCTGTCCGCGCTCCGCGTCGACCACCCCGGGCTGCGGGTCGGCTGCCAGGAGATGGAGCCGACGCCGGCCGTCGCGGCCGTCGTGCGCGGCGACCTCGACATGGCGGTCGTCCTCGACTGGTACAACAAGCCCCTGCCGATACCGGAAGGCCTGGTCAAGGCCCCTCTCCTCGACGACCCCGCCGATGTGGCCCTGCCCGCCGCGCACCCCCTCGCCGACCGCGCCGAAGTGGACCTGGAGGAGTTCGCGGACGACGAGTGGATCACCTGGGCGGAGGGCGAGTTCTGCCACGAGTGGCTGATGTTCACGCTGCGCGGCAAGGGCATCGAGCCGCGTGTCGCGCACCGCGCGGAGGAGCACCACACCCAGCTCGCCCTGGTCGCCGCAGGCCTCGGCGTGTGCGTGGCGCCGCAGCTGGGCCGCGATCCGATGCCGGCCGGCGTGCGGACGGTTCCGGTGCGGCACCGGGTGCGGCGGCACGTGTACGTGGTGTGGCGGGCGGATGCGGACCGCCGCCCGTCGATCAGGGCGGCGGCGGAGGCGCTGAGGGGAGCGGGGGCCGGACTGCGGTAG
- a CDS encoding DMT family transporter, with the protein MTTAPAPPHAAAAPPTSVSAPALDWRVRFGVLSLIWGFSFLLIKVGTEGYAPFQVTLGRLVFGTAVVAAVLVVKRERLPRSARIWLHLTVSALLLNALPFSLFAYAELSIPSTLAGICNATSPLWGMALSLVALSEDRPSRRRVAGLGIGFFGVLTVLGAWQGFSGLDLGGTAMALLASLSYPVGWIYVRRTLAGSGHSNLSLSGAQLLVATGELAVVTPLFTTFPAHFPVVPLLAIVALGALGTGLAFQLQYALVAEVGPTTAQMVTYFIPVIATGAGVAVLGESLSWSTPVGAVIVLAGAALTQSRPRAAVSRGGRGDDDRDGRASAPPVVTPRQP; encoded by the coding sequence ATGACCACCGCGCCCGCGCCGCCGCATGCAGCGGCAGCGCCACCGACCTCCGTGTCCGCACCCGCCCTCGACTGGCGCGTCCGATTCGGCGTGCTCTCGCTGATCTGGGGCTTCAGCTTCCTCCTGATCAAGGTGGGCACGGAGGGGTACGCACCGTTCCAGGTCACGCTGGGGCGGCTGGTGTTCGGCACCGCCGTCGTCGCCGCCGTGCTCGTGGTGAAGCGGGAGCGGCTGCCGCGCTCCGCGCGGATCTGGCTGCACCTGACGGTGTCGGCGCTGCTGCTCAACGCCCTGCCGTTCTCGCTCTTCGCATACGCGGAACTGTCGATCCCCTCGACGCTCGCCGGGATCTGCAACGCGACATCGCCCCTGTGGGGCATGGCGCTGTCACTCGTCGCACTCTCCGAGGACCGTCCTTCGCGGCGCCGCGTCGCGGGTCTGGGCATCGGCTTCTTCGGGGTGCTGACCGTGCTCGGCGCCTGGCAGGGCTTCAGCGGGCTCGACCTCGGCGGCACGGCGATGGCACTGCTCGCCTCGCTCAGCTATCCGGTCGGCTGGATCTACGTACGTCGCACGCTGGCCGGGTCCGGGCACTCCAACCTGTCGCTCTCGGGCGCCCAGTTGCTGGTCGCGACCGGCGAGCTGGCCGTTGTGACGCCGCTGTTCACCACGTTCCCTGCGCACTTTCCCGTCGTGCCGCTGCTGGCGATCGTGGCGTTGGGCGCCCTCGGCACCGGGCTCGCCTTCCAGTTGCAGTACGCGCTGGTCGCCGAGGTGGGCCCGACCACCGCCCAGATGGTCACGTACTTCATTCCGGTCATCGCGACCGGCGCGGGTGTCGCGGTGCTCGGCGAATCGCTGAGCTGGTCGACACCGGTCGGCGCGGTGATCGTCCTGGCGGGCGCGGCGCTCACCCAGTCGCGGCCCCGCGCGGCGGTGAGCAGAGGCGGGCGGGGTGACGATGACCGTGACGGCCGGGCCTCCGCCCCGCCAGTCGTGACGCCGCGTCAGCCGTAG
- a CDS encoding aminotransferase class I/II-fold pyridoxal phosphate-dependent enzyme — protein MLGEYRISGRRAAEIAASVERAVGEGGLEPGQLLPPMRELATHLGVNPNTVAAAYRTLRERGVIETAGRRGSRIRPKPATTTRELIRVDAPPGVRDVSMGNPDPKLLPALSGAFVAAAAQSDAQPVLYGESAVDPELERYARAAFEADGVSHAPLAVTSGSLDAIERVLATHLKPGDGVAVEDPGWGSLLDLVSALGLRAMPVGVDDEGPLPADMEQALASGARAAVVTDRAQNPTGAAVTAPRARALREVFAAHQDVLLIEDDHGHGIVDLPLHPLAGSTRNWALTRSTAKAYGPDLRLAVVTGDPVTVDRLRGRQRLGPGWVSRLLQRAVARLWAEDAVDPRVVAASYGRRREALIAALAERGITAYGRSGMNAWVPVPDETGAVARLLHAGWAVAPGARFRLNTPPAVRITVAALEDEEIVAVADAVASVTGPAPARRYD, from the coding sequence GTGCTAGGAGAGTATCGGATCAGTGGGCGGCGTGCAGCCGAGATTGCGGCCAGCGTGGAGCGGGCCGTGGGGGAAGGCGGCCTCGAACCGGGGCAACTGCTGCCGCCCATGCGTGAGTTGGCGACGCACCTCGGGGTGAACCCGAATACCGTGGCGGCCGCCTACCGCACGCTGCGCGAACGCGGCGTCATCGAGACGGCGGGACGGCGCGGCAGCCGCATCCGTCCCAAGCCCGCCACCACCACACGGGAACTCATCAGGGTGGACGCGCCGCCCGGCGTGCGCGACGTCTCCATGGGCAACCCGGACCCGAAGCTGCTGCCCGCTCTCTCCGGAGCCTTCGTCGCCGCCGCGGCGCAGAGCGACGCGCAACCCGTCCTCTACGGAGAGAGCGCGGTGGACCCGGAGCTCGAACGGTACGCACGCGCGGCGTTCGAGGCCGACGGCGTTTCGCACGCCCCGCTCGCCGTCACCTCCGGATCGCTCGACGCCATCGAACGGGTACTGGCCACGCATCTCAAGCCCGGTGACGGAGTCGCCGTGGAGGACCCGGGCTGGGGGAGCCTGCTCGACCTCGTCTCCGCCCTCGGTCTGCGCGCGATGCCCGTCGGCGTCGACGACGAGGGCCCGCTGCCCGCCGACATGGAACAGGCGCTCGCGTCCGGTGCGCGCGCCGCCGTCGTGACGGACCGCGCGCAGAACCCCACGGGTGCCGCTGTCACGGCTCCCCGCGCGCGTGCCCTGCGCGAGGTGTTCGCCGCGCACCAGGACGTGCTGCTCATCGAGGACGACCATGGCCACGGCATCGTCGACCTGCCGCTGCACCCGCTGGCGGGATCGACCCGCAATTGGGCCCTCACCCGCTCGACCGCCAAGGCGTACGGCCCCGACCTGCGGCTCGCCGTGGTCACCGGCGATCCCGTCACCGTCGACCGGCTGCGCGGGCGCCAGCGGCTCGGACCGGGCTGGGTGAGCCGGCTGCTGCAGCGAGCCGTCGCACGGCTCTGGGCCGAGGACGCGGTAGACCCGCGGGTGGTGGCGGCGTCCTACGGGCGGCGGCGCGAGGCGCTGATCGCGGCGCTCGCCGAGCGGGGCATCACCGCGTACGGACGCAGTGGCATGAACGCCTGGGTGCCGGTACCGGACGAGACGGGGGCGGTCGCGCGGCTGCTGCACGCGGGGTGGGCGGTGGCGCCGGGAGCGAGGTTCCGGCTGAACACGCCGCCCGCGGTACGGATCACCGTGGCGGCGCTGGAGGACGAGGAGATCGTCGCGGTGGCGGACGCCGTCGCCTCCGTGACCGGGCCCGCTCCCGCGCGGCGTTACGACTGA
- a CDS encoding pyridoxamine 5'-phosphate oxidase family protein: MQTTPGTTDSASPDSAAYAPTDRTIPTRSADRASYDRATVHAILDEAYVCHLGFVRDGAPVVLPTLYGRVGERLYVHGSTGSRPLRMARGTSEERDPGLEVCLTVTHVDGLVLARSAFHHSINYRSVVIHGTAHQVTDPEEKRLALDALVDHVVPGRSADSRPADTKELAATAVLSLDLNEVSAKARTGGPNDDPEDMGLPHWAGVVPLRKGHEALIPSEDLAPDIKVPDYLLEL, from the coding sequence ATGCAGACGACGCCGGGCACCACCGACAGCGCCTCGCCGGACAGCGCCGCCTACGCACCGACCGACCGCACGATCCCCACGCGCTCCGCGGATCGTGCCTCGTACGACCGGGCGACGGTGCACGCGATACTCGACGAGGCCTACGTCTGCCATCTCGGGTTCGTGCGCGACGGCGCCCCCGTCGTGCTGCCGACGCTCTACGGACGGGTGGGCGAGCGCCTGTACGTGCACGGTTCGACCGGCTCGCGGCCCTTGCGCATGGCGCGCGGCACGTCCGAGGAGCGGGACCCGGGCCTGGAGGTGTGCCTGACCGTCACGCACGTCGACGGCCTGGTCCTGGCCCGGTCCGCCTTCCACCACTCCATCAACTACCGCTCCGTGGTGATCCACGGCACCGCCCACCAGGTCACGGACCCCGAGGAGAAGCGGCTCGCACTGGACGCGCTGGTCGACCACGTGGTCCCGGGCCGTTCGGCCGATTCCCGTCCGGCCGACACCAAGGAGCTCGCGGCGACCGCTGTCCTCAGCCTCGACCTGAACGAGGTGTCGGCGAAGGCCCGCACCGGCGGCCCGAACGACGACCCTGAGGACATGGGTCTCCCCCACTGGGCGGGGGTCGTCCCGCTCCGCAAGGGACACGAGGCCCTCATCCCCTCGGAGGACCTGGCACCCGACATCAAGGTGCCCGACTACCTGCTCGAGCTCTGA